Proteins encoded together in one Lutra lutra chromosome 4, mLutLut1.2, whole genome shotgun sequence window:
- the LOC125096803 gene encoding spindle and kinetochore-associated protein 2-like yields the protein MEAEINKMELRFQKADSYLDYIQYRLEYEIKTNHPDSTGKKNPVTLLKELLAIKSQYQALQAHVKPIAVKQKETKSCVCATVLNDHNNTTKQPDLGLSPWTKEEKTAAEQLKSHTSDL from the coding sequence ATGGAAGCAGAGATCAATAAGATGGAACTTAGGTTCCAGAAAGCTGATTCTTATCTGGATTATATTCAGTACAGACTAGAATATGAAATCAAGACTAATCATCCTGATTCAACAGGCAAGAAAAATCCCGTTACACTCTTAAAAGAATTGTTAGCAATAAAGTCTCAATATCAAGCTTTGCAAGCACACGTTAAACCAATTGCTGTCAAGCAGAAAGAGACTAAGAGCTGTGTTTGTGCTACTGTTCTTAATGACCATAACAACACTACAAAGCAACCAGACCTGGGGCTATCACCATGgactaaagaagagaaaactgcaGCAGAGCAATTAAAGTCTCACACGTCAGACTTATGA